In Phaeobacter piscinae, one genomic interval encodes:
- a CDS encoding DUF2237 family protein: MDQDDSINVNGEALAPCSTTPLTGFFRDGHCNTCAQDQGSHTVCAVMTDEFLAYSKYVGNDLSTPRPEFGFAGLKAGDSWCLCAGRFLQAADEGCAPQVNLAATHKRALEIIPLSVLQNHALPGDVA, translated from the coding sequence ATGGATCAGGACGACAGCATAAATGTGAACGGGGAGGCACTGGCCCCCTGCTCCACCACTCCCTTGACCGGGTTTTTCCGGGACGGCCATTGCAACACCTGCGCGCAGGATCAAGGCAGCCATACGGTCTGTGCGGTTATGACTGACGAATTCCTGGCTTATTCCAAATACGTCGGCAATGATCTGTCCACCCCACGACCTGAATTCGGCTTTGCAGGGCTAAAAGCAGGCGATAGCTGGTGCCTCTGCGCTGGACGCTTCCTGCAAGCCGCCGACGAGGGCTGCGCGCCGCAGGTCAATCTGGCAGCGACACATAAACGCGCGCTGGAGATCATACCGCTAAGCGTGCTGCAAAACCATGCATTGCCGGGAGATGTGGCCTAA
- a CDS encoding serine hydrolase domain-containing protein produces the protein MRRYLKLFSYFLIILLIFAGALAYWQREQLSRLMAVNTLFDEDRIVSNFSNMDGAFLTAPLDRGGGAVSTLPSGVEMTLPPGAQDWINRRTVTSLLVLKGGQIRHESYYQGTGPDDLRISWSMAKSYLSALFGVLLREDKIRSLDDLVIEYAPELKGSAYETASIRNVLNMASGVKFNEDYLDYDSDINRMGRTLALGGTMDDFAAGLTETIGGPGEAWQYVSIDTHVLGMVIRGATGRPVPELLSEKVLRHLGLESAGYYLTDGEGVAFVLGGINQTTRDYGRFGQMIAQNGRYNGRQVVPQAWIAASTRPSAPTKAGRIGYGFQWWIPKNAVPGEFLARGVYGQYIYINQGRDVVVVVTSADRGFRKPGVADENIKMLRALAKSL, from the coding sequence ATGCGTCGATATTTAAAGTTATTTTCTTATTTTCTCATTATCTTACTGATCTTCGCAGGGGCTCTTGCCTATTGGCAGCGCGAGCAACTGAGCCGGTTGATGGCCGTTAACACGCTGTTTGACGAAGATCGCATTGTTTCCAATTTCTCTAATATGGACGGTGCATTTTTGACCGCTCCGCTTGATCGCGGCGGCGGCGCGGTAAGCACCCTGCCATCCGGGGTGGAGATGACCTTGCCTCCCGGTGCACAAGACTGGATCAACCGCCGCACAGTGACCTCCCTGCTGGTTTTGAAAGGCGGCCAGATACGCCACGAGAGCTACTATCAGGGCACAGGGCCCGATGATTTGCGGATCTCTTGGTCGATGGCAAAAAGTTATCTCTCCGCACTCTTCGGCGTACTGCTGCGAGAGGACAAGATCCGCTCTCTGGATGATTTGGTCATCGAGTATGCGCCAGAGCTGAAGGGGAGCGCTTATGAAACGGCCAGTATCCGCAATGTGCTGAATATGGCCAGCGGCGTGAAATTCAACGAGGACTATCTGGACTACGATTCCGATATCAACCGGATGGGCCGTACTCTCGCGCTTGGTGGGACGATGGATGATTTCGCCGCAGGCCTGACGGAAACAATCGGAGGACCGGGCGAAGCTTGGCAATATGTGTCCATCGACACCCATGTTCTGGGCATGGTTATTCGTGGTGCAACGGGTCGCCCGGTCCCCGAGTTGCTGTCTGAGAAAGTATTGCGGCATCTAGGGCTGGAAAGCGCTGGCTACTACCTCACGGACGGCGAAGGTGTTGCGTTTGTTCTTGGCGGCATCAATCAAACCACACGCGACTACGGACGCTTCGGCCAGATGATCGCCCAGAACGGCCGCTACAACGGCAGACAGGTTGTGCCTCAGGCCTGGATCGCGGCCTCGACCCGCCCATCCGCCCCGACCAAGGCAGGCCGGATCGGGTATGGGTTTCAATGGTGGATCCCGAAGAACGCGGTTCCGGGTGAATTTCTGGCCAGAGGCGTCTACGGGCAATATATCTACATCAACCAAGGCCGCGACGTCGTCGTTGTGGTGACCAGCGCCGACCGGGGATTCCGCAAACCTGGTGTTGCGGATGAAAACATCAAAATGCTGCGCGCATTGGCAAAATCACTGTAG
- the pth gene encoding aminoacyl-tRNA hydrolase has protein sequence MKLFVGLGNPGAKYAGNRHNIGFMALDQIASDHGFSPWKSKFQAQISEGVLGRTKVLLLKPQTFMNLSGQSVGEAMRFYKLTPADVTVLHDELDLAPGKARVKQGGGHAGHNGLRSIHSHIGADYSRVRLGIGHPGHKDAVAGYVLRDFAKADEAWLDDLMRGISDGAAQLAAGDGGKFMNAVALRVAPPRSSGSGAEGKERKAVTSSKKAAQPDTKKTPPLASEASTAESADDTPPSAIERLLNKFK, from the coding sequence ATGAAACTATTTGTTGGTCTTGGAAATCCCGGTGCAAAATATGCAGGCAACCGGCACAATATTGGCTTCATGGCTCTGGATCAGATCGCCAGCGACCATGGGTTCTCGCCGTGGAAATCCAAGTTTCAGGCACAGATCAGCGAAGGCGTTCTTGGGCGCACCAAAGTGCTGCTGCTGAAACCGCAGACCTTCATGAATCTGTCCGGCCAATCCGTTGGCGAGGCGATGCGGTTTTATAAACTGACCCCTGCTGATGTGACCGTCCTTCACGACGAGTTGGACCTGGCACCGGGCAAAGCCCGGGTCAAACAAGGCGGCGGACATGCGGGTCACAACGGGTTGCGGTCGATCCATTCTCATATTGGCGCCGACTATAGCCGCGTCCGCCTGGGCATCGGCCACCCCGGTCACAAGGACGCTGTCGCAGGCTATGTATTGCGCGACTTTGCCAAGGCAGATGAAGCCTGGCTCGATGACCTGATGCGCGGAATCTCCGACGGTGCCGCCCAGCTGGCCGCAGGGGACGGTGGAAAATTCATGAATGCCGTGGCGCTGCGCGTCGCCCCCCCGCGCAGCTCTGGTTCCGGCGCAGAAGGCAAAGAGCGTAAAGCTGTCACCAGTTCAAAAAAAGCGGCACAGCCCGACACCAAGAAGACGCCTCCCCTTGCCTCAGAGGCATCCACTGCTGAGAGCGCCGATGACACCCCGCCGTCGGCTATTGAACGGCTTCTAAACAAGTTCAAGTAA
- a CDS encoding 50S ribosomal protein L25/general stress protein Ctc: protein MAGQIPDLVCQERTGSGKGAARAARRAGMVPGVVFGGDADPVSIQIPFNELLKKLKAGRFKSTLWNLKVEGQEDVRVICRDVQRDVVKDLPTHFDLMRLRRTSKVNLFVPVEFINEEEAPGIKRGGVLTAVRPEVELVVTAGDIPEKLVVDLAGLNVGDTVTISAIKLPEGAKPTIDRDFVVANISAPSGLKSADNEESEDEAEAAAEE, encoded by the coding sequence ATGGCTGGTCAGATTCCTGATCTTGTTTGCCAAGAACGTACGGGGTCGGGCAAGGGCGCCGCTCGTGCAGCACGTCGTGCTGGCATGGTTCCTGGTGTTGTATTTGGTGGCGATGCGGATCCCGTATCCATCCAGATCCCCTTCAACGAACTGCTGAAAAAACTGAAAGCCGGTCGCTTCAAGTCCACTCTGTGGAACCTGAAAGTGGAAGGTCAGGAAGACGTGCGCGTGATCTGCCGCGACGTTCAGCGTGACGTTGTAAAGGACCTGCCGACCCACTTCGACCTGATGCGCCTGCGTCGCACCTCGAAGGTGAACCTCTTCGTTCCTGTTGAGTTCATCAACGAAGAAGAAGCGCCCGGCATCAAGCGTGGCGGCGTTCTGACCGCCGTACGCCCTGAGGTAGAGCTGGTTGTGACCGCAGGTGACATCCCTGAGAAGCTGGTTGTTGACCTCGCCGGTCTGAACGTTGGCGACACCGTCACCATCTCGGCAATCAAGCTGCCTGAAGGTGCAAAGCCGACCATCGACCGCGACTTCGTTGTGGCCAACATCTCCGCTCCGTCGGGCCTGAAGTCCGCAGACAACGAAGAGTCTGAAGACGAAGCCGAAGCGGCCGCAGAAGAATAG
- a CDS encoding alpha-hydroxy acid oxidase has translation MPVITNINDLKRIYERRVPRMFYDYAESGSWTEQTFRDNTSDFEKIRLRQRVAVDMAGRSTASQMIGQDVSMPIALAPVGLTGMQHADGEIKAARAAEAFGVPFTLSTMSINSIEEVADATTKPFWFQLYTMKDDDYVRRLIQRAKDARCSALVITLDLQILGQRHKDLKNGLSAPPKLTPKTLANLMTKWTWGLQMLGAKRRNFGNIVGHVEGISDASSLGAWTAEQFDPSLDWGKIAKLIELWDGKVILKGILDVEDAKMAAKLGADAIVVSNHGGRQLDGALSSIQMLPAIMDAVGDQIEVHLDSGIRSGQDVLKALALGAKGTMIGRAFVYGLGAMGQEGVTRALEVLHKELDTTMALCGEKSVADLGRHNLLVPEDFGGRWQE, from the coding sequence GTGCCGGTCATTACCAATATCAACGATCTGAAACGCATCTACGAACGCCGCGTGCCACGGATGTTCTATGACTATGCGGAAAGTGGCAGCTGGACCGAGCAGACCTTTCGCGACAACACCAGCGACTTTGAAAAGATCCGCCTGCGCCAGCGCGTGGCCGTCGATATGGCTGGGCGCAGCACAGCCAGTCAGATGATTGGGCAGGACGTTTCGATGCCTATTGCCCTCGCCCCGGTTGGTCTGACGGGCATGCAGCACGCGGATGGCGAGATCAAAGCCGCGCGCGCGGCTGAAGCCTTTGGCGTGCCCTTCACGCTGTCGACCATGTCCATCAACTCGATCGAAGAAGTCGCCGACGCCACAACCAAGCCTTTCTGGTTCCAGTTATACACCATGAAGGATGATGATTATGTGCGCCGCCTGATCCAGCGGGCCAAGGATGCCCGATGCTCAGCTCTGGTGATTACACTGGATTTGCAGATCCTCGGCCAACGCCACAAGGATCTGAAGAACGGCCTTTCTGCCCCACCAAAGCTCACGCCCAAGACCCTTGCCAATCTGATGACCAAATGGACCTGGGGACTACAAATGCTAGGCGCCAAGCGGCGCAATTTCGGCAATATCGTCGGTCATGTGGAGGGTATTTCCGACGCCTCATCACTCGGCGCCTGGACTGCGGAACAGTTCGATCCCTCGCTTGACTGGGGCAAGATCGCCAAGCTCATCGAACTCTGGGACGGCAAGGTCATCCTGAAGGGTATTCTGGACGTCGAAGATGCCAAGATGGCCGCCAAGCTCGGAGCAGATGCCATCGTGGTGTCCAACCATGGTGGCCGCCAACTCGACGGCGCGCTCAGCTCAATTCAGATGCTGCCCGCAATCATGGATGCGGTTGGTGATCAGATTGAGGTTCATCTGGACAGCGGTATTCGCTCTGGTCAGGACGTGCTGAAAGCGCTGGCACTGGGGGCCAAGGGCACCATGATCGGACGCGCCTTTGTCTATGGGCTTGGTGCGATGGGCCAGGAAGGGGTTACCCGCGCGCTGGAGGTCCTGCATAAGGAGCTGGACACCACCATGGCCTTGTGTGGCGAGAAATCCGTCGCTGATCTTGGCCGCCACAACCTCTTGGTACCGGAAGATTTCGGCGGACGCTGGCAGGAATAG
- the trpA gene encoding tryptophan synthase subunit alpha: protein MTRIDAKFAELKAAEKKAFVAYVMAGDPDFDTSLELVKGLPAAGVDVIELGLPFTDPMADGPTIQLAGQRALEAGMTLERTLELARAFRAVDNTTPIVMMGYYNPIYSRGVDTFLKDAKEAGIDGLIVVDLPPEEDSELCLPAQEAGLNFIRLATPTTDDKRLPRVLQNTSGFVYYVSITGITGAAEAEATNVGPEVARIKSKTDLPVIVGFGINTPEKSQAIASVADGAVVGSAIVSQIGAGKPVGEVLSFVKSLADGAHSA, encoded by the coding sequence ATGACCCGCATTGACGCCAAATTCGCCGAATTGAAAGCCGCCGAGAAAAAGGCCTTCGTTGCCTATGTCATGGCGGGCGATCCTGACTTCGACACCTCCCTTGAACTGGTCAAGGGCCTGCCTGCGGCGGGTGTGGACGTGATTGAACTGGGCCTGCCCTTCACTGACCCGATGGCGGATGGTCCAACCATCCAGCTGGCCGGTCAGCGCGCGCTCGAAGCTGGCATGACATTGGAGCGCACGTTGGAGTTGGCGCGTGCCTTCCGCGCCGTAGACAACACCACACCCATTGTCATGATGGGCTACTACAACCCAATCTACAGCCGCGGCGTCGACACCTTCCTCAAGGACGCCAAAGAGGCGGGCATCGATGGGCTGATCGTTGTGGACCTGCCTCCCGAGGAGGACAGCGAACTCTGTTTACCTGCACAGGAAGCGGGGCTGAATTTCATTCGCCTGGCGACCCCGACCACAGATGACAAACGACTGCCCCGCGTGCTGCAAAACACCTCTGGATTTGTGTATTACGTCTCGATTACCGGGATCACCGGAGCCGCAGAAGCCGAAGCAACCAATGTGGGCCCTGAAGTGGCCCGGATCAAATCAAAGACAGATCTGCCCGTCATCGTTGGATTCGGCATCAACACACCCGAAAAATCACAAGCCATCGCATCCGTTGCAGATGGCGCCGTGGTCGGCTCGGCCATCGTCAGCCAGATCGGTGCCGGCAAACCGGTGGGCGAGGTCCTCAGCTTCGTCAAATCCCTCGCTGATGGCGCGCATTCCGCCTAA
- a CDS encoding acyloxyacyl hydrolase has product MTLRTFVTAAPFACALMLANALPATAGDWIFGAGYSSFSRDGAEDSALVSVEYQHDAFWQRGNFDASFGAALDVQTTGDLFIGAGAVGKWHLQRGWFIETSVMPGAYTESVRLNDLGSTFEIRSAIAVGKEFANGKSLSLALTHKSNASTADINPGVNSLLLRWHVPFNG; this is encoded by the coding sequence ATGACTTTACGCACCTTCGTTACAGCAGCCCCCTTCGCCTGCGCCCTGATGCTGGCTAACGCCCTGCCCGCCACGGCTGGTGACTGGATATTCGGTGCAGGATATTCAAGCTTCTCCCGCGATGGCGCTGAGGACAGTGCGCTGGTGTCAGTTGAATATCAGCACGATGCGTTCTGGCAACGCGGCAATTTCGATGCATCCTTTGGCGCGGCGCTGGACGTGCAGACCACCGGCGATCTGTTCATCGGTGCTGGCGCAGTCGGCAAATGGCACCTGCAACGTGGCTGGTTTATCGAAACCAGTGTGATGCCCGGCGCCTACACCGAAAGTGTAAGGCTGAACGACTTGGGATCCACCTTTGAAATTCGCAGCGCAATCGCCGTCGGCAAGGAATTTGCAAACGGCAAATCGCTGTCGCTGGCTCTGACCCATAAGTCCAACGCGTCAACAGCGGACATCAATCCGGGGGTGAATTCACTGCTGCTGCGTTGGCATGTCCCATTCAACGGCTAA
- the ychF gene encoding redox-regulated ATPase YchF, whose translation MGFKMGIVGLPNVGKSTLFNALTKTASAQAANFPFCTIEPNVGEVGVPDARLDKLAAIAGSKQIIPTRMTFVDIAGLVKGASQGEGLGNQFLANIRETDAIAHVLRCFEDGDVTHVDGRVDPVADAEVIETELMLSDLESIEKRRANLVRKLKGNDKEAQQQDRLLADAQAMLEEGKPARLVEVDAEDAKAWKMLQLLTTKPVLYVCNVGESESVEGNEYSAKVAEIAAAQGNSHVIISAQIEEEISQLEPEEAEMFLSEMGLAEAGLDRLIRAGYELLHLETYFTVGPKEARAWTIRTGTAAPQAAGVIHGDFEKGFIRAETIAYEDFIAHNGEQGAKEAGKMRAEGKGYVVKDGDVLHFLFNT comes from the coding sequence ATGGGCTTTAAAATGGGAATCGTGGGTCTGCCGAACGTCGGCAAGTCGACCCTGTTCAACGCATTGACGAAAACCGCATCGGCGCAGGCGGCGAACTTTCCGTTTTGCACCATCGAACCAAACGTCGGCGAAGTTGGCGTGCCGGACGCCCGGCTGGACAAGCTGGCGGCGATTGCCGGGTCCAAACAGATCATTCCGACCCGGATGACTTTTGTGGATATCGCAGGCCTCGTCAAAGGCGCCTCGCAAGGTGAAGGTCTGGGCAATCAGTTCCTGGCCAACATCCGTGAAACCGATGCTATTGCCCATGTGCTGCGGTGTTTTGAAGACGGCGACGTGACCCATGTGGATGGCCGCGTCGATCCGGTGGCCGATGCTGAGGTGATTGAGACTGAGTTGATGCTCTCCGATCTGGAAAGCATTGAGAAGCGTCGCGCCAATCTGGTGCGCAAGCTGAAGGGCAATGACAAGGAAGCGCAGCAGCAGGATCGCCTTTTGGCGGACGCGCAAGCAATGCTAGAGGAGGGGAAACCCGCCCGTCTGGTTGAGGTCGACGCCGAGGACGCCAAGGCCTGGAAAATGCTGCAGCTGCTGACCACCAAACCAGTGCTCTACGTCTGCAATGTCGGTGAAAGTGAGTCCGTCGAAGGCAATGAATATTCTGCCAAAGTGGCAGAGATCGCGGCCGCCCAGGGCAATTCCCATGTGATTATCTCCGCCCAGATTGAGGAGGAGATCAGCCAGCTGGAGCCGGAAGAAGCTGAGATGTTTCTCTCTGAAATGGGGCTGGCCGAAGCGGGTCTGGATCGCCTGATCCGTGCAGGCTACGAGCTATTGCATCTGGAAACCTACTTCACCGTCGGCCCTAAGGAGGCCCGCGCCTGGACGATCCGCACAGGTACCGCGGCACCGCAGGCGGCAGGCGTCATCCATGGCGATTTCGAGAAGGGTTTCATCCGGGCAGAAACCATCGCTTATGAGGATTTCATCGCCCACAACGGTGAGCAAGGCGCCAAGGAGGCGGGCAAAATGCGCGCCGAAGGCAAGGGCTATGTCGTGAAGGACGGCGACGTTCTGCACTTCCTGTTCAACACCTGA